In Drosophila santomea strain STO CAGO 1482 chromosome 3L, Prin_Dsan_1.1, whole genome shotgun sequence, a single window of DNA contains:
- the LOC120448681 gene encoding mucolipin-3 produces MQSYGPGAQAAPAVKRRTDSYEAAQQQQQSPESDEEYVNTRILRRQVQLQSTPVAPVVPMPISAGSGTAPPSVNGQEEQPEFPGSSAASYQEERMRRKLQFFFMNPIEKWQAKRKFPYKFVVQIVKIFLVTMQLCLFAHSRYNHINYTGDNRFAFSHLFLRGWDSSREVESYPPAVGPFALYLKSEFFDTVQYAVDGYANVSRSIGPYDYPTPNNTMPPLKLCLQNYREGTIFGFNESYIFDPHIDEVCERLPPNVTTIGVENYLRQRGVEVNFASLVSAQLTFKIKTVNFKANGGPLSAPDCFRFDISIMFNNRDHDGQMLLSLDAEATRLKCHGATDFISEANFDSMLRSVLNIFVLLTCALSFALCTRALWRAYLLRCTTVNFFRSHFGKELSFDGRLEFVNFWYIMIIFNDVLLIIGSALKEQIEGRYLVVDQWDTCSLFLGIGNLLVWFGVLRYLGFFKTYNVVILTLKKAAPKILRFLIAALLIYAGFVFCGWLILGPYHMKFRSLATTSECLFALINGDDMFATFATLSSKATWLWWFCQIYLYSFISLYIYVVLSLFIAVIMDAYDTIKAYYKDGFPTTDLKAFVGTRTAEDISSGVFMTDLDDFDQTSFLDVVKSVCCCGRCGRHQEPAQPNSGYTSLSSIMK; encoded by the exons ATGCAGAGCTACGGTCCCGGAGCCCAGGCTGCTCCGGCCGTCAAGCGCCGCACGGACAGCTACGAGGCtgcgcagcaacagcagcagtctCCGGAGAGCGACGAGGAGTATGTGAACACCAGGATACTGCGACGCCAGGTGCAGCTGCAGTCCACTCCGGTGGCCCCGGTGGTGCCAATGCCTATATCCGCGGGCAGTGGCACTGCTCCACCTTCCGTGAATGGCCAAGAGGAGCAGCCCGAGTTCCCCGGATCCTCGGCTGCATCTTACCAGGAGGAGCGAATGCGCAGGAAGCTTCAGTTCTTCTTCATGAACCCTATCGAAAAGTGGCAGGCCAAGCGAAAATTTCCCTACAAGTTCGTCGTTCAG ATTGTAAAAATCTTTCTCGTGACGATGCAACTGTGCCTTTTTGCCCACTCGCGGTATAACCACATCAACTACACGGGTGATAACCGATTTGCCTTCTCGCATCTATTCCTGCGCGGCTGGGATTCCTCCAGGGAGGTGGAAAGTTATCCGCCAGCTGTGGGTCCCTTTGCCCTTTACCTAAAATCAGAGTTCTTCGACACGGTGCAGTATGCGGTTGATGGATACGCCAATGTGAGCCGATCTATTGGACCATACGACTACCCGACACCCAACAACACAATGCCGCCACTAAAGCTTTGCCTGCAAAATTATAGAGAGGGCACCATATTCGGTTTTAATGAGTCCTACATTTTCGACCCCCACATCGACGAGGTGTGCGAACGACTACCGCCGAACGTTACCACCATTGGGGTAGAGAATTACCTCAGGCAGCGCGGTGTGGAAGTCAATTTTGCATCTCTTGTCTCTGCACAGTTGACGTTCAAGATAAAGACGGTGAATTTTAAGGCAAACGGCGGGCCTCTTTCTGCTCCTGACTGTTTTCGGTTTGACATTTCCATAATGTTTAACAATCGAGACCACGACGGGCAGATGTTACTCTCACTTGATGCAGAGGCGACGCGACTCAAGTGTCACGGCGCCACGGACTTTATATCAGAGGCCAATTTCGATTCCATGCTGCGAAGCGTACTCAACATATTCGTCCTACTAACCTGCGCATTATCCTTTGCACTCTGTACAAGGGCTTTGTGGAGAGCATACCTGCTGAGATGTACAACTGTCAATTTTTTCCGTTCGCATTTCGGCAAGGAGCTGAGCTTTGATGGCCGACTGGAATTCGTTAATTTTTG GTACATAATGATAATTTTCAATGACGTCCTTTTGATCATTGGATCGGCTTTGAAAGAGCAAATCGAGGGAAGGTACTTAGTGGTGGACCAATGGGATACCTGCTCTCTTTTCCTGGGAATCGGTAACCTGCTTGTTTGGTTTGGAGTGCTGCGCTACCTCGGCTTCTTCAAAACCTACAACGTTGTGATACTGACGCTGAAAAAGGCAGCACCAAAGATTCTTCGCTTCCTTATCGCCGCCTTGCTGATCTATGCTGGATTTGTGTTCTGCGGCTGGCTTATCTTGGGACCCTACCACATGAAGTTCCGTTCGTTGGCTACAACGTCCGAGTGCTTGTTTGCGTTGATAAATGGTGATGACATGTTTGCCACCTTTGCCACGCTTTCCAGCAAGGCCACCTGGCTGTGGTGGTTCTGCCAGATCTACCTGTACTCGTTCATATCCTTGTACATCTATGTTGTCCTGTCGCTGTTCATTGCCGTCATAATGGATGCCTACGATACGATAAAGGCGTATTACAAAGATGGCTTTCCCACCACGGATCTCAAGGCATTTGTCGGAACCCGCACTGCTGAGGACATCAGTTCCGGCGTCTTCATGACCGACCTGGACGACTTCGACCAGACGAGCTTCCTGGACGTGGTAAAGAGCGTTTGCTGCTGTGGACGGTGCGGTCGGCATCAGGAGCCCGCCCAGCCAAACAGCGGTTACACCAGCCTTTCTAGTATTATGAAGTAA